The following proteins are encoded in a genomic region of Pagrus major chromosome 16, Pma_NU_1.0:
- the LOC141010507 gene encoding glutathione-specific gamma-glutamylcyclotransferase 1-like: MKPQDIIKEKTNVWIFGYGSLVWKPGFAYKRSTIGHITGYKRRFWHGDDFYRGNKEKPARVVTLVEDQEACTWGVAYEVTDSEVEESLQYLNMREVMLGGYRTKMVEFIPKEKGQAPLSALVYIATSDNPIYLGPASDKEIAAQIAACRGNTGHNSEYLVRLAEFMRLYCPEVEDEHLFSIEAALLNIFNDCGGIKPLDQTPLLMRGT; encoded by the exons ATGAAACCTCAGGACATTATCAAGGAGAAGACCAACGTGTGGATCTTTGGATATGGCTCCTTGGTGTGGAAACCAGGGTTTGCTTACAAGAGGAGCACAATCGGACACATTACAGGGTACAAGAGGCGCTTCTGGCATGGAGATGATTTTTATCGAGGGAACAAGGAAAAG CCAGCCAGAGTGGTGACACTAGTGGAGGATCAGGAG GCTTGCACATGGGGAGTGGCCTACGAGGTGACTGACTCCGAGGTAGAAGAGTCCCTCCAGTACCTGAACATGAGAGAGGTCATGCTGGGGGGTTACAGAACCAAGATGGTGGAGTTCATCCCGAAGGAGAAGGGTCAGGCTCCTCTGTCGGCCCTCGTCTACATCGCCACTTCGGACAACCCCATCTACCTCGGTCCGGCCTCGGACAAGGAGATCGCCGCCCAGATCGCTGCCTGCAGGGGCAACACGGGCCACAACAGTGAATACCTGGTGCGCCTGGCGGAGTTCATGAGGCTGTACTGTCCTGAGGTAGAGGATGAGCACCTCTTCTCTATTGAGGCGGCTCTTCTGAACATTTTCAATGACTGTGGAGGGATTAAACCCTTAGACCAAACACCCCTACTGATGAGAGGTACATAA